The nucleotide sequence CGAACAGGAGAGTCGCAAGTGTGTCACCCACATACACGATGCCTACAtgatagaatatatatatatatatatatgtatgctaTAATCAAATCATATTAATTGATAAAGGTACTCAATTGTAAATTATAAGTACCTGACACTATAGTTGTTGAATCTTCAGCCTCTTTCTTGGATATGGTATAGACTCGTGCTGTAGtagtcttcttttcttccttgcGGTTCTTAGCTATGTGTCCCGGTTTCCCGCAATTGTAGCATACACCCTTGCAATCATTGGCAAAATGCCCTAGCTTCCCACACTTATAACACACACCTTTGCCATGAAGGCATTCACCAAGGTGCTCCTTGCCGCATTTCGGACAGGTCCTCCTGGGCTGCTTATTCTGTTGGTGACCTTGATGTTTCCCTAGGTCatttctcctcttcttcccaTTATTGTTCCAGCCCTTAGAGTTCCCATCCTTGTATTTCTGGCCACTCAGTTGAACTCTGATCTCCTCTTTGCACATGAGGTTTGCCCTTTCCACCAGAAGAGACTTGTTGACCACCTCCCGGTAAGTAGGAAGCTCAAATGGAATCACTGCTTGTTTAATTTGAGGCTTGAGTCCTTCCTCAAAACGTCTCACCTTTCTATCCTATGTCGCTATTAAATCCGGAGCAAATTTAGCTAATCAGGTAAATTCTGCCTCGTAGTTTGCAACTGTTCGACTTCCTTGCTCCAACCTCACAAATTCCCTCTCTTTTTGTTAGCGGATGCTCTTGGGAAAGTACTTGTCATCAAAAGCCTTGGTAAACATCTTCCAGGTGAAGGGGTTAGTGTCTTTCTCATGTTGGCATTGAACCATCAGCCACCAATCATATGCATCTCCCTGGAGCATGTATATCGCATATTTAACCTTCTCCCCATCAGTGCACTCCATGACTGAGAAGGCTTTCTGAATCTCAGTCAACCATTTCTTAGCTTCAAGGGGATCAGTAGTGCCAGCAAATGATGGTGGGGACAGCTTCTTAAATTCATAGATCTTTCCATGCTCCTGTGTTTCATTTCTCCTTGGTTGGTTGGCTTGCCCGAAAGTAGCCAGCACTTGCATGATGGCCTCCATGGTCACCGGAGTGCCTTGAGGGATCACGTCGTTGCCTGTCCCTTCATTCTGACCTTGAGAAGTTGGCTCTTGGGCTTGAGAACGGGTGGTACGAGCCATTACTAAAACAAAGCCAAAATCATACTCATAAGGAAACACTACATATTAATATGTAGGCAAATCACAACATTCTAACATTAAAGAACATgcaataactttaaaaaaattgaccTTACCAGATGATTGAGGAGGACTCACTTGTGGCATGACTTAGCACCCGAATACCCtttaatcaagtttttaaaGTCTACATAATAGCTTTTAAAACtcttagctctgataccataaatgtaacaccccaagtttAGAAGTCCTAAACCTAGATGTGTTAACATTCACCTTACTTTAAATGCagaaattatttcatttttagcttattttttcttttaaataaaactcTATAAAAGTTTCGACAGAGTGTCCCCTGTAAATAAGAGTTAGCCAACCTATAAAGGGACAACGCACccacaataatagaaatattaaccaACTAAACCCAAAACTATCTTATTTCAAACTTCAAGATGAAACAATTAAGGAAATGgctaaataaatgaataacgaACAAGACAAGTCCAAAACTAAAACCCTATGCCATTGGTTACTGGGTGAGTCTATCTCCAAGCAATCTCCTCAACTAATCTAGCTCTCATCACCTGAAACGTGGGGAAAATAAAGGGATGAGCTAAAGCTTAGCAAGTAAACTCCATGTACATGATGCATGCTCGTGACATGCAAAGTTTTAATAAAGTTTGGAAAATATATccccatttattttaacttttcaaaatatttcattacTATCATGAGCTCACAGGATGTGTCATCTAGCCAATCGAAATGCAGTGGGCAATTCTTATTTGGAACCAAATTCATTCCATCGGTAGTACCGCAAAGgggttaaaaatttatttccacTTTCAACTTTCACATTCACATTTCTTCACAGGTCGGGTGCGCCGGTCCCCCACGCCCCATTTCCCACTCACATTATTCATAGCATAGACATTTAcccttttcctttaaaatttgagttacatatctttgaaagaaaatttgcacCTTTACACATCTTTCATGTGAAAAACATTTAACCTTCTCTAATCAATGCCTATGCATGCTCATTGATGCAATGACATGTCATATATACATGTTTAATCATTTTCTTTGTATGTAAGGAAGTGACACAAAGTAACGAGAAGATTTAGCATTAAATATCTACAAGCAAACCATAAAGCATAATGTTTCCACATTAATCGTTCAACATGGaatgaaaaatagagagagtTTACTTACCTGAAGTctttaaaagtttaatttttttttctctcttttttttattaagtctTGAGTTAGGTGGGCTTTAATTGGGCTTttgggttatttatttatttattttttctcaccCATTGGGCCAATAATGAGTCTCTTAAAAATTAAAcccaacattaaattaatttgtattctaGATCCTATTGAGtgctatttaaaaatttcaaacccaaataaatatatttagccaCTTGAATtcaaattgataaaattataatacacttagaaatttttgaatcaatAGTAACACATTGAACTgcataataacaaattataattttttttttctaattggcACATTGAGCGCGACGGTGTCCATTTCCTTCCACTGCATAACAAGGCTCAATAATTGatagtaataattataattaaatcatttatatGGGCATAAGCAATAAAATTacgcaaaatttataaatgcatgTGAAATGACACTTGGTGTTACACCTTATGGCCACGATACGCATGATGAATGATATCaacatgcatttcatagcatgtcatgtgtggagtctacgtgatggatacatatcagagcatgtcaatataaTGAAAGCATTCTCGAAGATCAGAGTTtaacataaacatttataatcaTACTAAACCTGTAACAGTATACTTTCGTTTCACAATTAAGCTGTCTCGATAAGCGTGACGACCTCGATAAACGTGTCAAACGAGCTATTTCCCAATCCTCGGGCCTAAAGggttcctaaaacattaaatttattctagaatatcaatttcctatttttctcataatttccacaatttctccttattttcgaagtcttattttctcaaaaattcataataaatatttaaacccTCATTCAacccaatttttcttcactaatattcttaaaataacatttctagccttctggaatttttttgtaatttttcagattaaattcctattttttcccttatttccataataacaaaatcagtaaataaataattaattgagcaTTTTCCAAGgaattgtttctcaaaataaaacataaattaaattctagattttctaaattttttcaaaaatttttgcaaaacttttcctattttattttatttttttctttctttctttctttttttttttctttttctttcctacCTAGCGCATGTGTGGCCCACGCACAGCCTCCCCACGCACTGGCGCGTGCGGCCACGCCTGACGCCTTCGAGCTTCGAAACGACTTTCTTTCCCTTCCTAAACCCGACCTTCTGACCTCAAATATCAtcttagaattttaaaaaaaacatcaaGAAGTACCTCGATTTGCTGGTTGAATCCTCAGCTCCGGCAATGTGCGGCTTTTTCGGCGAGCCTCGATTTCTCGCTTTCTCCTGCTCCGACAATCCCCAAACGCTCCAAAAATCTTACCCACGACGCAAGGATCCAAATCGCGCTCACCACTCTCTCAAACAGTGCCCTAATCTCTCAATCTTTGAAGTAAAAGTTGGATGAAAATGAGTCGCCCGAAcacggctatttatagcccaaaacTGACATTTCTTATCCCATCACGGGCACCCACGTGTCCTGAAGGCCATCCCGTCTGCCATTGCGGCATTAATGCCGCTCCTCTCCCTCTGATAGCTTGTTGCAGTCGCAGCAAGAGTATAACCATTGCGCCTGCTTcgattttctcttgattttttttttatatatacatatatacatatatgaaatattgaaagaaaattctaatttttagtaCCTAAGCCTTATAATTTATGGAATTTTTTACTATGATTAAACTATATACAGtttatacaatataaataattttatacatacctaaccctattaaatttacaaataaatactaaaattctaataatttcacTAGGGTCCGAAATACcaaaattatgattattatttacGATGTTTTAGGGTATTACACCACATGTATAACTAattgccctagtgtaacttttaTGGCCACCCAACTTGGCACGAAACCCTAGGCAATCATCCCGGCAACACACACGGCACAGGATACACCTATACATTGTTCCTGCAAATACCATTGGGAAATTACAACTACACTATCCAAGTAACATCCTAGATTGACATCCTAAATAGATAACACaaacacatgccaatgccacatacCATACTtcgatgcatcatataaaagaacatttcatgtacataatttatcgcataaaattcaatgcacatgtataaaatatttttgggactaACCTCCATATGAAAATAACCACCATAGGTTAAACCGtacacatgcaacaaaacccttTGCATGTAACCAAATCAAGTTTAGGAagaataaaactaattttttaagtaagaacACTAACCTCGAACGTACTCAAAAtgcctcaatttttgtgcacaGCCTAGATTCTCGTGCCAATGTCACCAGCAACCGCTCTTTTACTCAACCTCGAGTTTCAACGATCCCTAGATATCGTATTTATTCAAAGGaatattaaaatccatttttgtcaattttttcaATCCA is from Diospyros lotus cultivar Yz01 chromosome 2, ASM1463336v1, whole genome shotgun sequence and encodes:
- the LOC127794723 gene encoding uncharacterized protein LOC127794723, with the protein product MARTTRSQAQEPTSQGQNEGTGNDVIPQGTPVTMEAIMQVLATFGQANQPRRNETQEHGKIYEFKKLSPPSFAGTTDPLEAKKWLTEIQKAFSVMECTDGEKVKYAIYMLQGDAYDWWLMVQCQHEKDTNPFTWKMFTKAFDDKKVRRFEEGLKPQIKQAVIPFELPTYREVVNKSLLVERANLMCKEEIRVQLSGQKYKDGNSKGWNNNGKKRRNDLGKHQGHQQNKQPRRTCPKCGKEHLGECLHGKGVCYKCGKLGHFANDCKGVCYNCGKPGHIAKNRKEEKKTTTARVYTISKKEAEDSTTIVSDLIALDIHDFDVILGMDWLSRYHATIDVHKKKVVFEPPNEPRFCFVGAEVKPSIPIITTMKARKLVNKGCMAYLAAIIEMPKSELSIEQIPIVQEYQDVFPDDLYSLPPEREIEFAIDLVPGTAPISKAPYRRLLLDLMSLRSSYRISWIRVLFDLVFHHGVLLCYS